ACAAGCTCAGCACAGCATTGGAGATGGGGTGAcccagcctctcagagatggatgtggcttgccaaaatgcccacagacctgcttcctgccagACCCCTGCCACACCAAGAAGCAAGCACCCAGGACTCCTCTGGCTGCAACCTTAACCCTGCCTTTGACATACTCCCCCTTCAATAAAGACTCGGGGCCCTTTTTAAGTTGTTCATTTCCACCTCCTATCAGGACTGGAAGACCCGTCAAGCGCTCCCCTTTTTATAACTAATTTCTGGCTCTGTCTCtatttcttactaattatttcagactttttcttTCCCAGGCGGCTcacacctcctgagcaggaacctACCCTGTTAGAGTGGCTGGTCACCCTGCAATATGAAAAGGACAACCTGTCTACCTCGtccataaaattatttctgaaattatcACCCAGGGTGTGTTTTTAGCTTCCCTGATACAAGAACTCAGCAGCAAGAAAGGCTGAGACCATAAACTATAACTATGGGACCTGGCTGTCCTGCGCCCACCTTCTCAGCAAGGCTGTTTGGACGACCAAACCACCcttcctattctccttcctcactTCCTCTTCCCATAGAGCTACTTTTCTACCAACCTACAATCGACTTGCTTCTTTGGTTTTAGTCTGTTGAGCATATGCCCAGTGAAGGTCAGGATTTGGGGCTGTTTTTCTCATTGATGTATCCCTGGCACCGAGAACAGGCTGACCCCTGTAAGACCCTCTTAAATGTTTTTTGAGTGAATGGATGATTTTCAAGTTGTGGGGGGTAGCGAGAGTAGGACAGGATGGCTTCTTAGGTTGAATCTGGGGTTGAAGGCTGTGATAAGGAGGAACCCAGACCTTTAAGGGTAAGGTCTGTGAGCCACAGGCCAAAGCCACAGAATGTGCTAGAGTTTCATCAGCAAAGACGGCTGCTAAGCTTTGGATGAGCACTCCCACAAAGGCCACACACATAGGGAAGGTTTGGTGCCCAGCCTGTGTTTCTATGGCAAAGTAGAGAAACATTTAAGAGGTGGAATCTACTAGAAGGAAATATGGGAacccctgccccttcctgcctctctttTTCACTTTGCAGCCATTTCAGCCTGGTTTTCCTACCACAATGAGCTACCTCATCACAGCCCCAAAGGCACCAGGGGCAAGTGAACATGGATTGAagcctctgaatccatgagccaacTTTTCCCTCTTTAAAGtagattatctcaggtattttgtcacagcaagaGAGTGCTGACTAATACAATGTCCAGACAGTCGAATGGTAAATGGAATTTTCCTTGTGCCTCAGCTTCAGACCTCTAAGCTTCTCCTTCCTACCAGTTTAGAAGAAGCTTCAGGAATCTCATGGCCTGGATGTGAACTAGTCAGAATGGTGGGAATCAAGCCAAAACCAAATAATACTGAAAGTGAAGGCCATGCTAATtgagaagttagggtgaaaaaaaattgggggaaatttaaatttcatgtgATTCGGTGACATGTAGTGTATGATGTGCCTACCTGCTCTTtcccccccacctctcccctccccccagccgTCCATCATCTAATGAGCAATGTGTATCCTGGTGGCTTGTTCAAGTTTCGATTCTGACTtggccctccctcccctgcctggggctgaccactgagccaccctcaCCTAGCCACCTGCCTTCTAGTGTTCTGGTGTGGCTGGAAGTCTTCCGGCAGAGTCAGTGAGAcctcaggaggagggagaggagccgTAGCCATCACCAGCAGGAGGTCAGAGGTTCCCAGGGTCTGGTAACCCCACTCACTCACCCGAGAGAGGAGAGGACTCACTGGGAGTCCTCTCACAGCCTGGGGTCCTGCTGCCCCAACCCATGTCTCCCTTTCTGCTGTGGCCATTGGTATGCTTGGAGCTTAATGTCCCGTCAAACATCTATCGGGACTTTTTTATGCTTATCTTTCTCTTACTCTTTCTAGTTTGAAGGTTCACTTTCTGTATTCCTTGCTACCTCAGATGCATCTTTAGTGATAAAAAGGATGTCACTGAACCAGATTCATCCATGCCAGGCGGATACGTAGGACTGATTTCCAAATTAGGTGGATCCCAGGTACCAAGAGTCATTGACCCGACAGAAGTTCATCAACatttttctcagttcttttaAGTTCCTCTTCTGAGCTCACACGCCTTCCACAtcatcccctgtcccctcccacctCTAGATCTGTGTGTCAGCTCGGTCTCCTTTCTCCACCCCAGCCTCAGTTTGAGGTTCCATCATTTTCCTCGTGGTCTTTCCCACCTGACCTGAAGTCCCCTCCATGTCCTCATTTGGGATTTTCCCTCCTCTGGGTTCTTCACTGAACAGGGTCAGCTGCCCCAGATGTCCCCGCAGCACAGAGGACTTCCGGGTGCCTGCAGCACTCCTTGCTGTCTTCAACATCATTGCCCAGGCAGCCCTGCACTCACAGACACTGATGTCATCTCTGCCCCACTCTGTCCCCAACCTGTCCTTCCCCCACTGACTTCCCTCGGTGGCTTCCATTTTTCCCTCTTAGACCCTCAGCCAAAGCCCACTGTGCCTCTCAAAAATAGCAACAAAGATCCAAACACACCCTGCTGGAAGGGGGGGTCTCGGGGCAGGTTCCCCATTCCGGCACTGATACAGGGATGCTGCCTGGGGAGGGTCAGGACCCTCAGGTCTCGACTCCTGATGGCCACAGACACGCTTCTCCTCTGGTAGCTGCCGCCTATTCAGAGCGCTAATGTCAGAAGCCAGAGGGGTCTCGGTGCTTCTCAGCACGGTGACACCAGCCGCCAACTATCACTCAAAGCAGCAGTAGCTTAGTTCCCTTATCTACGGCTACAGAAGGACAGTTGTCTAAAAGGCCACGGGGAAATTAAAGGCGGGGTccaggagaagaggggaggagaaaacttcccagttCCTTTCAGAGGCTCATGAGAGGCTCCAGAGTTCAACGGCTGCTGAACTCAGCTGATCCCTGAGATCCGAGACTGAAGGGGCAGAGCCACCCAGGGAATAACAGTGAGTGGCTCCTCTTGTCCCTGAGGGTCTCAACCAGCTCGCTCAGAAGGAAGCCGTCTTCCCACTGCCCCAGGAATTCCCACGGCTCCCTGGATGGTGGATCAAGAGACTGCGCCCCTCCCCGCAGGAACTCAATCAAACGGTAAGTCCTATAAGTTCTGCCCACGGGGATGCTCCGCGTGGTTTCACTTTTGCAAACATTTGTTTATCTCCCTCGAGAGGAAAACATCTCCGCCTGTCACAGGAAGCTGTTTCAAGGGTGAGCAAACTTTTTGAACATGTAGATATTATTAAGACCTACACGGATTTCTTGCAATTCAAAGCTGCGGTATTCGGTTCTCTTTCATTGTATGTGTTCTTAAATATTGTTTCCAAGTAGGCTAGCCTTGTGGCAACTAGAAGAAATTAAGCCAAGATGATGTCATGCCTATTTTAATGCCCTGGGGCACCTAGCACACCACTAAGTACTCAAGAGTCAGATGAATATAGTCGCTGCTGCTCCAGGGAGGTGGgtacctgtttaaaaaaaaaaaaaagtgtttaatttCAGCCTTCTGTGTTGCAGACCTACTCTGGTTAGAATAAAGCCAGGGGACCGTGTGGCTCTGCGGGTGCCATTCCTGGTTGTGGTTTCTTCTGGGATATTATACAGCCACAGGGAGGAGAAATAATCTCTTGTTTATCCACAGGACATCCAGAAAATGGATAATTACACAGCAGCCCCGGACGACGACGACGACTACGACGTCTTCATCAGCGATGTTCCGAAGAACGACGACAACGAGGTGGAACCACCACCGTGTGACAGATACATGGCCCAGGTCCTCTCAGCCCAGCAGGTGCTGCCGTTCTGCGGCACCCTGTTGGTGGCCGGTCTCCTGGGTAATGCCTTGTTTGTCTTTGTCCTGGTCAAATATAAAGGACTGAAATACGTGGAGAAAACCTATTTTCTGAACTTGGCCATTTCCAAGATGTGTTTCTTGCTTTTCCTGCCCTTCTGGTTTCACACTGCTCTGGAGAGGAGAAGTGCCGATGAGCCGCTGTGCTGGGTTTTCGCAGGACTCCGCTCGGTGGGTGTATTCAGTGAGGCGCTTTTCAACACCCTCCTGATCATGCAAAGGTACGTGGTGTTTTTCCACGTGAGATGGTTGTCCCCAGCCTTCAGGACGATGCCAGGCACTGTGATCACAAGTGTTCTGATGTGGGTAGTGGCCTTTCTGGTCACTTTGCCTGAATACGTGCTTTATCAACCTCAGATGGGATTCCAGGAAGACCAGTGGTGCTCCTTGAGCAGATCCCACTTTCTGCCAGCTGATGAGACCTTCTGGAAGCATTTTCTGACTCTGAAGATGAACATTTTGGTACTGGTTTTCCCGCTGCTCGTTTTTGTATTTTGCTACGTGCGAATGAGAAACCGACAGAGGTTCAGGGAGAGTCCGCCTGACCTTTCTAAGCTCCCATTTGCCCTGACCGCCCTCTTCCTTTTGATGTGGGCACCCTACAACATCGTGCTTTTCCTGTCTGCTTTCAAAGAACACTTCTCCCTCCATGACTGCAAGGGCATCTACCGACTGGACAAGAGCGTTCAGGTCACAGAGATCGTGGCCATCACCCTCTGCTGCCTCACCCCTCTTCTCTGTGTGTTTCGGAACAGGACACTTAGGAGATACCTCTGCAGGCGGCTCCTCTGGTGTAACGACACCTCGCCTCAACCCAGCGAGGGGTCAGACCCAGGTACATCAAGGCAAGATGAAGTCCACAGCACTGAAATGtaaaccagctagcaccaactgcGGGACAAATAAATGTTGACTTTTGTCTCTTTGCATTattttgtccaattttttttttactcatttgtaTATGAAATAGAATATGGAAGAAAAAGGGGCGGGTGAAGGAACATTTACTAAGCCTTGGATTTGTCCCGGGCACTGTCCCTGGCTCTTTATGAACATGTGCTCTATCTCCCTGCTCCCTCAGTCCCATCCGGTGTAGATGGGATTCATCTCATTTCtctgagaaggaaactgaggctcagaaattaGAAAGCGGCAGGAGTGAGACACAAACCCAGTATCGTTTGCCCCAGACCCTATATGTTTTATCCAAGCAGGCCGAACTACCCGGAATTATCcaacaaaatacatgaaataaatatgagcttttaaaaaacaattgggGGCACATTCCACAATAAGAAACAAcccattaatataatttttcaggCACATTTTCTTGCAGATGATCAGAAGGTCTGGCTATGGAAAGCAAGGCACAGTGACCTGTTCTGTAGGAGTTCTCCAAGATCCCTTGGCTACTCAGCACCCCAACGCCCCCAGGTCTCCCAAACCCATGCGCCTTCAAGGTTCCTAATATTTCCTCTGACTTTATCATAAAGGTGAGGGAATCTTAGGGAATATAAGTGCAAACTTCTGTTTAGAAAGGTctaacaaggggctggggttagagctcggtggtagagcgcttatctaacatgtgtgaggcactgggtttgattctcagcaccacatataaataaattaaataaaggtccatcaacaacttaaaaaaacatttaaaaaaaaagaaagaaagaaaggtctaACAAAATAAACGCTTTGACCTTTTAATTATACCACACACCTCAGGCCTCACCAGCCCCTGACTACAGAATGTCCCACTTCCTTTCTACAACTGAATGATACCACACAGGACAGGCCCCACCTGCCACACCAGCAGAAAGCTAGCTCCCCACACAGAGTTCCCTCCCCCAGGACCCTGAGTCCTGCAAGTCTGGCTCAGTCTTGGTCTCATCATCCTCTCCCTGACCTGTGTTCAGAGACAGATTCCACACTCCCTGGTCTCTTGCTAACCCCATCCCTGTCCTTGAGGACGTGGGCAGTGGCCAGGTCTTGTAGACAAAGGGCCTGGGACAGGGCATCATCCAGAAGGTCCAACATCCTGCTTGCACCAGAGGCACAGCACTGACACTTGCTAAAGATGTCACCTGGTCACCTGCTCCTGCTGCGATCCAGAGCAGCAGCCAACACAGCTCCCCAGCACTGGCCATATGTTTGTTCCATTGAACCTCCGTGGAAAGCAGCAGGTCCACATCCCTCCTTCACAGCTAAATGGGTGGGTATGAATAAGGAGGCACAGGGACCTCTAACAAATGGAAAGGCCAAATCTTTGGCCAACCAAAAAGCATCCTTGATTTTGTCTCAAAACAGTGAATAGATAGGTAATTTGTATCAATGAAATAAGGTGAAGAAAATCTTATTTTCCAAGCATCAGAATTCTTTCCATGTCACCCTGAAGACTCCCCATTTGTGTTAGGTGAAGTATTTCAAAAGCCTATTAGGACATGGGATGAGACCCTCAAGGACCAggcttaaaaaacaataaatgactCCAGAGTAATTCTATGGCAGTGGTCTCAGACACGAGCACACATCACAACCTCTGTGTTGAAGCATGGATTCTGGGCCTCAGCCCCAAGTGTCTGATCCATTAGGTCTGAGAATGTGCATTGATGACAAATTTCCAAGGGATATGGATACTGCTGGCCCTGGGACCTCGCTAAGAACCACTGTTCTAGGGAGAAGAAACTCAACTAAGGTGTTTGGTTTTGTCCCCATTATAGTATGGAACTTAGAGCCAAGGCTGAATTGTTTGGGAATGTAACAGGGAATGGGGAGGCATTGGCAGGGGCTGCagtgggggaggtggggaagaCATAAGAAATGGCTGTCAGTTGCAGAGAAATTAGGGAGAGAAAGGATTAGTAAACCCTTCTCTGGTACTCTGCATCATTCACTGAGACGTTTTGGCTACATATACTTTTCTAAGTCTAAGTCTGATCATCTCAAGATGAGCTGgagttgggctgggggtgtggctcagtggtaaaacacttgcctagcatgtgtgaagccctgggttccatccctagcactataaagaaaaaagataaagatgaaCTGGAGTGAGCACAGGGAACAGGTGTAACTGGGAGAAGCGTCCTTCTCTGCACAAAGGACCTTCCATTGCAAAGGTGAATGCTAGCTGAcattgaaagaaagaaggaaggaaggaaggaaggaaggaaggaaggaaggaaggaaggaaggaaggaaggaaggaaggaaggaaagaaagaaagaaagaaagaaagaaagaaagaaagaaaagagagaatgaaaCCAATGGTGACATTCAAAATGGTaccaaatatttcaagaaaaacatGGAGGAATTGGAACTCTCATTTACCACTGGTGGGAATATccaatggtacaaccactttggaaaaactTTAAAGGgtcttaaaaagttaaactatTACACTCAAGAATAtttgcccaagagaaatgaaaacatgtagcCATCCATAGACTTGTTCATGAATGTTCATGATTGCTGCATTTAAACAGTTCCACCATCCATCAACAAACATTATCAAGCAGGAGCATatctatataatggaatactGTGCACCagtaaaaggaataaagtactgaTTCGCACAACAACATGCATGAAATCTCAAAATGCTACATGAAGAAAgccagatatatttttaaagagtatttattttatgaagcCAAGTGcaatggcgcacgcctgtaatcccagcggctcaggaggcagagacaggaggattgcaagttcaaagccagcctcatcaacagtggagtgctaagcaactcagtgagaccctgtctctaaagtacaaaatagggctggggatgtggctcagtggtcggctgcccctgagttcaatccccagtaccaaaaaaaaaaacttctccttGGTATCAGGCATTgatatttctgtttattatatTAGAAATTTAGACACAGAAAATTTAGATATTTatcttaaagattttttaaaaaaataataaacctatTGCATGTTAacataaatatttctctaaaaaagatcttcattttttcaaaagaaaaaaaaattaacaataagtctttcttttttttttgcatgttctTTTAATGGCTGACTCACTAAAAGAGactggattctctttctctttctgcaacCAAACTGTGGGAGTATCCATTGTCAGATAGCCCCTAGAGAATTCCACTTATGAGGgaatcagaaagagaaataacTTCTTGGCATCCTTATGAAACTAGTTTGTCCTCTAGGACCCCCCTGAAAGTTTCACACATGGAGAAGAGCTCTAGACTGtctcctcaaaaataaaatgactagATTCTAAGGTGTTTGTAGCTTCCAGACCCTTCCACATGGCACCATTTACACTCCCAGCTTCACAAGGTTACCAGCTCTCCAGATGGTCAAGACTTTAAAGATCAGAATAGAATACAGGTCTTCAGCGCTTGAGTAGGCAAAGGAAGTGGTTTCATTAAAATGCACTGtaggctggggtgcagctcataggtagagtgcttgtctcacctacaccaggctctgggttccagccccagaaCCACAGAGAGATGAGAAGGTCCTGTGTCAACTGACCGTcagtatgagaaaaaaaaaatgaagtttgacCTCTGCTCTATGTCATCAACAAAGGAACATGTCACCAACACGACATGGCCAGGAAGGAGGCAGACAGGAGAATCTATACTGTATGATCCCATTGACATCAAATTCAAAAACAGGCAAGATAGTGGTTACTTTGGGGGAGAAAGGAGGCAGGATTGGAAAACACACAAGAAGGGCTTCTGCTTATCATGTAGGTTCCCTGACCTAGTTCTAACATAAAAACCTAAAGACATCCTAGGACTACTGGGGGAATATGAACGTGAGCAGGGAGTCAGATGTCAcggaattttcattttcaagcaTGACAGTGAAATTTTGATGATAAGAAGAATGTCCTTGTCCTATGAAATACGGTCCTAGTCAGTTCAGACAACTACAATGAGAACTCCATAGACGAGTGGTTCAAACAACACTTACTtatcacggttctggaggctggtaaGTCCAAGGTGGAGGTACCAGAGAGTCCTGTGCTGGCAGAGGGCCACTTCCACCTGCAGACAGCTGTCTTCTCCCCGTCCCCTCCCATGGCTGAGGGAGAGCAAGCAGACCTTCTCCTGTGTCTCTGCTCATAGGagcactaatcccatcatggCGGGGAGACCTCCTGACCTAATCATCCCCCACCATATTCCCATCTCTATGTATCactttgggggttaggatttcagcatatgaattgaGGGCAGCCACAAACATGTGGTCCATAACAAATGTCATTCAAATCATTGCATCACacgcgcgcgcgtgcacacacacacacacacacacacacacaccccacataaaaagaaagaggggaaaatatgtcaaaatgctaACAGTTGGGAAATAGCACAGGGCTCCGCCAGGGTAGCAGTAACTGCCACGGCAATGCCGAAGGGTCCCAAGCAGCAACCACCGGAGGCCGAGTGGATCGGGGACGGAGACGGCACAAATCCCGCAGACAAGGTGGtgaaaaaagggaagaaggacaagaagaccaaaaagacatTCTTTGAGGAGCTGGCAGTAGAAGATAAACAGGCtggggaagaagagaaagtgCTCAAGGAGAAggaacaacagcagcaacagcagcaaaaGAAGAAGCGAGATGCTGGAAAAGGCCGGCGGAAGAAGGATGTGGATGATGATGGAGAGGAAAAAGAGCTTATGGAGCGCCTTTCTGTACCTGCCAGTGATGAAGAGGATGAGATACCTGCCCCAATACCCCGAGCAGGAAAGAAGACCAAGGGTGGTAATGTTTTTGCAGCCCTGATTCAGGATCAgagtgaagaagaggaggaggaagaaaagcatCCTCCCAAGGCTGCTAAGCCAGAGAAGAATCAGATCAATAAGGCTGTATCTGAGGAGCAACAGTCTGGGCTCAAGggcaaaaaaaaggaaaaggaagaaaagtcgAAAGGGAAGGCCAAGCGTCAAAATAAATTTGCTGCTCTGGATAGtgaagaggaagatgaagaagatgaaATGACGAAAGAAAAGGAGCCTCCcaaacaaggaaaagagaaggCCAAAAAGTCAGAGCAGGGttcagaggaaggagaggaggaagagggagagtcAAAGGCAGATGATCCCTATGCTCACCTTAGCAAAacggagaaaaaaaaaagctcaagaaACGGATGGATTATGAGCGCCAGGTGGCTTCATTAAAAGCAGCTAATGCTGCCGAAAATGACTTCTCTGTATCCCAGGCAGAGGTGTCCTCCCGACAGGCCATGTTAGAAAATGCATCTGATGTCAAGCTGGAGAAGTTCAGTATCTCGGCCCACGGCAAGGAGTTGTTTGTGAATGCAGATCTATACCTCGTAGCTGGACGCCGCTATGGGCTGGTGGGACCTAACGGCAAGGGCAAGACCACACTCCTCAAGCACATCGCCAACCGTGCCCTGGGCATCCCTCCTAACATTGATGTGCTGCTGTGTGAGCAGGAGGTAGTAGCAGATGAAACACCAGCAGAGCAGGCTGTTCTTCGAGCTGACACCAAGCGGTTGAAGCTGCTGGAAGAGGAACGATGACTTCAGAGGCAGTTGGAACAGGGGGATGACACAGCTGCTGAGAGGCTAGAGAAGGTATATGAGGAATCGTGAGCCACTGGGGCAGCAGCTGCAGAGGCCAAAGCACGACGGATCCTGGCTGATCTGGGCTTTGACCCTGAGATGCAGAATCGGCCCACACAGAAGTTCTCAGGGGGCTGGC
This genomic interval from Marmota flaviventris isolate mMarFla1 chromosome 1, mMarFla1.hap1, whole genome shotgun sequence contains the following:
- the Ccrl2 gene encoding C-C chemokine receptor-like 2; amino-acid sequence: MDNYTAAPDDDDDYDVFISDVPKNDDNEVEPPPCDRYMAQVLSAQQVLPFCGTLLVAGLLGNALFVFVLVKYKGLKYVEKTYFLNLAISKMCFLLFLPFWFHTALERRSADEPLCWVFAGLRSVGVFSEALFNTLLIMQRYVVFFHVRWLSPAFRTMPGTVITSVLMWVVAFLVTLPEYVLYQPQMGFQEDQWCSLSRSHFLPADETFWKHFLTLKMNILVLVFPLLVFVFCYVRMRNRQRFRESPPDLSKLPFALTALFLLMWAPYNIVLFLSAFKEHFSLHDCKGIYRLDKSVQVTEIVAITLCCLTPLLCVFRNRTLRRYLCRRLLWCNDTSPQPSEGSDPGTSRQDEVHSTEM